The Spiroplasma citri genome has a segment encoding these proteins:
- a CDS encoding GNAT family N-acetyltransferase translates to MFNFNSEKLNQLVVNYINYSVDPKHDNEQQKNKLDSSNFFYQIDTRQLKNSINGIISSHLATSEQFAKAGEIIDEYYSEKTPFIWCTITVDNNQAERSFFEKNGLSYLQTGIGMMIDLKKFTTKSELLKNEKFNPITDLTMVCEEKKPKLVTTANLKIISDADLPLKDLPTSQPNPTLEQVNNLCYVVTLTKDETPITTGILFFEATIAVIRITDTDDNSENKQKMLIHLLNQAKKANYQTVGIVVPDNQVAWYQKLGFEPQDLYFNTYVMHYSQE, encoded by the coding sequence ATGTTTAATTTTAATAGTGAAAAATTAAACCAGTTGGTTGTAAATTATATTAACTATAGTGTTGACCCAAAGCATGATAATGAGCAACAAAAAAATAAACTTGATAGTAGCAATTTCTTTTATCAAATTGATACTCGTCAATTAAAGAATAGTATTAACGGTATCATTAGTTCCCATCTAGCAACATCAGAGCAATTTGCAAAAGCTGGTGAAATTATTGATGAATATTATTCAGAAAAAACACCATTTATTTGATGTACAATCACAGTTGATAATAACCAAGCAGAACGATCATTTTTTGAAAAAAATGGTTTATCATATTTACAAACTGGAATTGGGATGATGATTGATTTAAAAAAATTTACCACAAAAAGTGAATTATTAAAAAACGAAAAATTTAATCCAATAACTGATCTAACAATGGTTTGCGAAGAAAAAAAACCAAAATTAGTAACTACAGCAAATCTTAAAATTATTAGTGATGCTGATTTACCATTAAAAGATTTACCAACTTCACAACCTAATCCTACATTAGAGCAAGTTAACAATCTTTGCTATGTTGTAACCTTAACTAAAGATGAAACGCCAATTACAACTGGGATTCTCTTTTTTGAAGCAACAATTGCTGTAATTAGAATTACTGACACTGACGATAATTCGGAAAATAAACAGAAAATGTTAATTCATTTATTAAACCAAGCAAAAAAAGCAAATTATCAAACTGTTGGTATTGTGGTACCAGATAACCAAGTTGCTTGGTATCAAAAACTAGGTTTTGAACCACAAGATTTATATTTTAACACTTATGTAATGCATTACTCACAAGAATAA
- a CDS encoding MBL fold metallo-hydrolase — protein sequence MAKMKNFVDATYDNQNVYLIINNQNEAIMIDASNAAKRAIEYIKQKKLTLKALFITHGHIDHYDGLDNVLKEYPDLKIYIQKIDLRLLSQHKVDDETGEILGPGINYPLTNIVALNGDTVVEEIGYHIEIFHIPGHTAGTQMLRIKALNLVTTGASLMPDKTSPGYTGTMCNDNYFITELRRITNLDAKWHVLPGHNKTFRMAHALAEKVITLEEDT from the coding sequence ATGGCAAAAATGAAAAACTTTGTAGATGCAACATATGATAACCAAAATGTTTATTTAATTATTAATAATCAAAATGAGGCCATTATGATTGATGCATCAAATGCAGCAAAAAGAGCAATTGAATATATTAAACAAAAAAAATTAACTTTAAAAGCATTATTTATTACACATGGACATATTGACCATTACGATGGTCTTGATAATGTTTTAAAAGAATATCCAGATTTAAAAATTTATATTCAAAAAATTGATTTACGATTATTGTCACAACATAAAGTTGATGATGAAACAGGCGAAATTTTAGGTCCAGGAATTAATTATCCATTAACAAATATTGTTGCTTTAAATGGTGATACTGTTGTTGAAGAAATAGGTTATCATATTGAAATTTTTCATATTCCCGGTCATACAGCGGGAACCCAAATGCTACGAATTAAAGCTCTAAATTTAGTAACAACTGGTGCTAGTTTAATGCCTGATAAAACAAGTCCTGGTTATACAGGGACTATGTGTAATGATAATTATTTTATTACTGAATTACGTCGCATTACTAATTTAGATGCAAAATGACATGTGTTACCTGGGCATAATAAAACATTTCGAATGGCACACGCTCTTGCTGAAAAAGTAATTACATTAGAAGAAGATACATAA